In the genome of Dermatophagoides farinae isolate YC_2012a chromosome 4, ASM2471394v1, whole genome shotgun sequence, the window TCAATTACGTTATCGTCATTtggataatttaatttaattttttctttttttgatacatttctttcaaattttctACCATTTGATTGTGgcattctgttttttgttattgacTGTGTGCTTGCATGTCCCTTTAAAAATTGGGttacatttaattttaattttttcatttgttttcattgaactttaaaaattttgaattttaaattttatatatataatatccATCATCCAATTGTATACAATTATTCAATGGCTACAAATAGTCTTCGATCATATCTTGGTcgtttaccatcatcatcattgtattcatcatcgaCTGTAAAATCAAGAGTAgaatcagcagcagcagcaggaAAAACATTGCATCATCGTTcgaattattcaaaaatggcaaataataatttatcaccattgatgaattatttggATTACTATAATCAgaataattcaaatatatttcaATCTGAAAATCTAGATCGATTCAATACTACAGTagcagcatcatcatcattagattattgttcatcaccattgatgatgaataataataatggtcataatcataattcaaaaaatccaTTACCATCACCAGTGGGtacatcatttgaaatgatatGGAATGATGTTTATggtattcaacaacaacaaaaatcggCTCCAAATCCATTCATTAACCGACAATTTAGTAATTATGGTGAACGAAAATTAGTTGGACGTAAtgttaattattatcaaatttttggcTGGATTTCATCGGGAATGTATGTATagaacacacacaacaaatttgttgttatcaatgtattttaataataattattattgtgtaaTTAATAGTGAAGgatcatcgatgatgttgatggtaaaGAATGATACATCACAATTACAAAATCAGCAATATCGCAGCAATAGTGGCAGTATCTTAAGCAAAAATGGTCATCGAAATGGTCGCATGGAATGTTCATTCTGTAAGAATCTACCACCTGAACGTGCTATTGATTATCGTGATCATTGGCTTAAAGATAATCAAAAACGTGTTACCTGTCCAATATTGCGGGCATATAATTGTCCAGATTGTAATAATGGTGGCGGGGATAACGCTCATACTAGAATTTATTGTCCATTGAATCGTACAAAGCTACCACAtggttttcatcatcgttccATTCAAATGCAACAAAATCGCTTTTATCATGATTTTGGccttaataatgaaaataattatgcAGCATTTGTACGAAAATCACCAAATAGTAATGTATCAACAATTTGGTCAACAATGTCGGAAGAATCTAATTCAAATTGGATTGATAGTGATggcaatggtggtggtgatctTGGATGGTAATCTATCAGTTGTTGGTCAATAATTTTCCTCAATTTTACTGATTTTGCATTTCATACACTTTCATACACATTTTTCGCGACtttttaaaattctttttttttaaatatcaattagaaaaccaaaccaaaaaacatttttttcaactttttaacaattttgtcatttcgaacaacaacaacaacaacttgaaaacattcgaaaaataTTTGCATCCATTTTTATTACATCGACACAACTGATACACACTGATCATTTTGCATAACATATTCTGTATctcttttgttttcgatCTCTCCCATTTTCgttctttattttctttctttttacatcaaaaaacatcattaactttgatttatatatatatatactaatattatgatgatgaaattaaaatctaATTAAAATCTGTTACAATTTTATAACatccatgattttttttctatttttgtatatttatttctcttcgatgttttttttttggtctctCACCGATAGCCAAACGGGTATTTCTGtaaaaaactaaatttttttttactttttttttgcattcttatttcaatcatcatcatcatcatcatcataattatgaaatgaataacaCATTTTTTATAGAATAAATGTGAAAGAAAGcaaaaggagaaaaaaatgaatgaaaaatttaaaaaaatatatatggtggtggtggtggtggtagtggttTAGAGGAGATGACAAAAAAGTGTCTGTAAAAAATGGTGaatataattgttgttgacattattttatttttttgttgctgttgttgttgttctaattcaaacgaaaaaaaaaacgaaaattgaacatgatgaaaatgtgttTGTGAGTGTGGATGAATTTgtgatgtaaaaaaaaccaatctgGTCAAAtatgaattaaaatgaaaaaaatttcgtaaattgattaaacagcatataattgatgaatatttttgcatatcatttatcatttatgtttcttttgtgtgtgtgtgtgttgtgtgtatgGTAAATGagtgaacaaacaaatcaaataaaaaaaaatggtcatcatcaaataataaattcgatATATTAGATGTGTGATAATCATcagaatgataaaataatagaatcagaatcacaatgaattattattttgattccattagtgaatcatcatcttcattaacaatatcatcaatgataattgtaCCAATCATTGCAGCCATTTGTGCACCAGTGGAAATCGATATGAAACGTGTACATTCAGCATACGGACCTTTCGTTATCTGTTTCGGTTCAAATAGATCAACATCAGCATCGGTACCAATCTGTAAGCCACCTTGTCCCCAACAATATAATCTACCCATTTCTGTAATGGCCATCGAACAAAAATCAccacaatcaattttgataacACGTTCACCATTGAATATGGAGGATGGAATTTGTTTAAAATCACTAATACTTTTATCATTACTATTacattgttgaataaaatctTCGCCAAGACCTAATTTGCCATATAATGCCGAACCACAAGCATAAACATTACCATCACGATCCAATGCTAATGAATGTTGTTGGCCATTAGATATTTGTTTACAATGAAAAGATAACGGTATACGTGTCGGTATCAATGTGAATAATGAATCGGAATTCAAACTATTCGCTTGTgatatgaaattatttttcaatccaagttgaaaataattattaagGCCCCAACCATAAAGATTGCCATCTGAGGATAAGGCAAATGAATTCCATTGTGATGCAAAAACATGATCAATTCGTGCCTGTTCAGGTATCGATACCATTACGGGCCGTAAAAATTGGTCACGAtttgtattgattgaattaagCTCGGTCGATCCAATACGTCCTAATTGTCCTTTCGAACCTTCACCAAATGTTAATACACGTCCTTCATCCGTTAACAGTAGGATATGATGACATCCGGATGcaatatcaacaattttcacATCAAGTTCGATTGGTTTCGGTAATATAACAGGTAAATAATCTGAACAATTTGGTGATTTTTCACAATCAACAAATAGGCCAACTTTATCGGAATCATTTCTATCGATTTTTAAAGACAATTAGAAAAACgttaataaaaatgataataaaaaaatgagattGCAAAAAAACTTACTTAAAATTTCCCCAAACATACActttaccatcatcacataATGCTGCCGAATGCATATCACCAGCCGATACTTTTACcactttttttgattgtaattCTTTTACCGGTAATGGACGGCCGGAAAGTTTTTcctcaaattcatcatcatccacatctaattcatccatatcatcattatcaccaccattGGTGGTGATCTTATCATTCAGATATTCTTCACGAGTAATTATTCGACCAAgcacataatcatcattacaaccAAATGATAAAACTTGGCCATCCACGGTCAATGCTAACGTATGTAGGGCACCCATTGCCACctgtttgattttaaatgaaCCGGTACGAACTTTTGCCGGCTGTGATCGTAATGTTTTACGACCACGAAAATGTATTTCACGTGGCCCTAATTCTTTGGATATTTGATCACCCATGGTGAATAGATTACCAAAGTTTtgcaattcaaattttgcttttttcattgcaattttttcttccgaAATGTTAAAAGTATCATCAACTTTACGTTTTAAACcgcgatcatcatcatgttcagTGGTGATTGAGGATTGaccatttgaattgattacaTCAGCTACTTTTTTAACAGCAGgtgcatcatcatccacaaccGAAATTGATGGTTTTATATCGACATCGATTTTCGTTTGAACATCATTCGTAATGACGGTGGATGATTTGGATTCTTTAATCTCCATTTCTGGTTCAGTTTCTTTGACTACTGATGATGTAGATGATGGTGGTTTTATTTCGGTTTCTTGTTTTGTGATAGATTCTGAAATCGTGGATTGATGTTGTAAACTATCATCAGATTGAACCTCTTCGATGACAATAATTGTTGAATCCAAATCTGAatcttgttgtttattttttgattcgacTGATGATGGCATCGAATGTGAATCATAGTCCacgatcattttttcatcatcaatatttacTACCGGTGTATCGGATGTTAtctcttcattatcatccatatcGACTATTTCGAATGatacttgtttttttggtatatcatgtgattttttcttcatttctgATTCCACTGATTCTGGACATGTtttaatatcattatcattatcatctgttCCACTCCTTCCATCTTCTTTTGCTgcttctgttgttgttgatgatgatgattgtgaaatGGATGTTTCCGATTCGATTACTTCGACGATTTCATTTGCTTTATCAACAACTTCtgtaattttcaaatcattagttggtttttgttgttcggATTCAGATTGATCATGGCCATCTTTCTCGATTTCTACTTCTTGTTTTGGTTccaatggttgttgtttattatcagGTTCATCTTCATTTGCTACTACCGAAACTTCTGGTTCAGTTtttattacatcatcatccacaacaacagtgTCAGCTGCTCGTCTGGAACGTGTAGATTTTCCTTTAGCTGTTCCGGCGGATTTCTCAGTTACGACTGGTTTGGGTTGCGGTGTTGGGAACAAAATTATTGGTTCCGGTATTTCGATTGCAGCCTGATCCATTGATTTAGCCAATTttgttatcgattttttactttttgaTGACGCTGAAACTGGTTCTGATGGAGCATTTTCATGCTCTGTTCTGACTTCATCGACTATTTCGGTTTTGTTTCGCTGTTTTCGTGTATTACGTGTAGTTGTAGATTTAGCCACCGATTCAGTTAATGTTGCAGCAGCCGTTTTTCTTGTCGATCTAGGTCGCTCTTCCACAGCTATTTTggattcattatcaacaacctTTTCAACAGCTTCAGATTTAGATCTTACGGCACGTGTTGAACGTTTTTGACTACTAGCAGTTGGTTTGGGTTTATTTTTGGTGGCCTTTtccgtttgttgttgtgatatCGATTTTGACTTTGATTGCTCCACATTTTGAGCTGATGAATCTTTTGCcgtcgatttttttgatacagCAGATTTTGTTTCAgcttttattgattttttttgtttcggttTAACCACTACTGATGTTGTTTCTTCGGCAATTTCTACATCAGTATCATTTTGTTCTTCATGAGAATGTTCGATTGATGGATGGGTCGATTCAACATTATCTTGTTTTTTAGAACGACTtcgagatgatgatgtcggtttttttattgctgtagaggattttgttgttgtttttcttttggataCCGCCGCTGAAGACGATGAGGATGAAGATGCTGCTGTTGAAgctcttgttgttgttcgtgaACTTCGTCGTAATGcaggttttgttttgtcttcTTCGACATTAATATCAACAGCAGatgtagcagcagcagtagaaGCGTTGtcgatttcaaatttaacatttttcgctgattttttcattgattttttttcatctacaATTGTAGAAGTGGATACGATATCAACAGAATTACTACTAGTAGTGGTGTTGGTCGATTCCGTTTGTTTTCGATTACCACGTGTTGTTcgtttatttgatttattatcaatttgtgATTCAACtggatcattattgttattgttggtggtgttcatcatcattgttgatgtcGCTTGATTAGTCCGACGTGTCGAACGTTTAGCCGATTTTGCTTGATGACgacgttcatcatcaccattatcaacaacaatcggtgtagatttttttcccgcCATCACATGGCCAGTAGATTGTATTATTGCTTcggaattatcatcaatggccGGAGGATTGGTGTCGATAGCCGACGATGCTTTACGTTTTCCGCTACGATTGACCATTTTTTATGATGTTAGAATTTCTAAATAAacgaaggaaaaaaaacaattacaacaaGCCAAAATAATatagcaaaaaaagaaatcgaacaaaccaaaccaaacttcgaattttttttcactggttCCTCTTTCACGTACAGACACACaccaatgaaattgaatgccaaagagagaaaaacacgaaaaaaacgaaattcgaattaatcaattgtcgatacgtttgtgtgtgtgtgtggctatGCAACGAATAAAATGTAGGCAATATTCAAAATgtcaacgagaaaaaaattaaattctgtaaaaaaaaattgaaaaattaaaaattttgtattttaaaagaaaaacatttcaacataaatgaaaaatcaataaacaaacaaaatgaaagttGAGACTGCTCACCACCACTGGTTTCGAATTTCACCAATGTTAATTTCTTGgttttattcaaaatcaaatctaacaacaacaatgataatttgtcTTTAAAAGATTTGCTGATTAAATTAAACTACTATatcgatgattgaaaaaaatctggtttgaatcgattgacaaaaaaatgaatcaaacacTGACCCAAAAAAGAAGATATTAATTACATACGGTGGATTTCTGGATTATTctcaaaattcaacaacaacaacaatcaatcaatcaaaacaaacacacgatatatagaaaaacaaacaaaattaattattctCGGCAAATACGTACCTTagtgtacattttttttttattttatttaagtttgtcacatcatcatcatgagttTATAATACAAAACACACATTCGATACAAACAATTTTCGAACACACCGACCGAAATCACACAGCTCGCCGGTATCAATGCGGTTGTTGATGTCACATTTACATACGTaacatcattttatattgatGGTTACAAAAATAACATTAACGTTAATAGTATACTACTACTAAAAAACgtaaacgaaaattttacaTTATGACCaatgccattattattttcgttttcataaCCGCATGTATTTACACGCACACTATACTAATGCCATCTATCGATTTCgaattttgaacaatttaaacaatcaaatacCGGATATAAATAGTCATTGGATTGGATAAAAATagtcattgaaaaatattgagaTTGAGAAAGTTTATAATTACCgcgtttttttctctgatttcatcatcatcatcatcatcattgttgttgtcacaaAAATTATCTCAATGTCAaaattaagttttttttcaactgtAAGTAAGAGAAAGTAACcatgactttttttctttttaatcttttttttcatttgttctaTCACATagtttgataatgaaaaatagaaacgaaaattttctcCCACTTCGTCAGATTGAATGctcaaaatcaattatgaTGGATGTAtctgatcatcaccatcatttgcatatcaatcaacataatcctgatcaacatcaacaatattcaggatttatttttgaagATTTGGATGCAGCATTTCTTTCGgtaccaaataataatgatgaagacgacgatgatgatggatgttGTGGTACAGGTGGTGGTGAAGATAAAGTTACATTGatcaaagatgatgatgatggacaaacATACAGTATTATGAATGGTGGTGAtctcccatcatcatcatcatcagcaacaatatCCGTGAAAAAAGATTATAAATGGAGCCCGAATGaaactatatatatgattacATCATGGGAGAAATATTCGAAAAATGCGTCCggaaaaacatcaacatataATAAATGGATTTATATGAATATACAACAAGATCTACAATCATCGGGTTATGATCGTAATCTTGAACAGATACGACGTAAAATTTCACAGCTAAAAAGTCGTTATTTCAAAGAAATTCGTCAATCACCGAATAACGTTGAAAATTCCACGACAAATTGGGAATATTTTAAACAATTGGATCGTAttctccatcatcaatatcatggtgacaacaaaaacattaatgatcaacaatcatcgtcatcatcatcatatctaaTGAATAATAGTGAAAATTATCCGATAGAATCACCAAAACCACCAACAGAATCGAATAAACGTATACGAACgataaattatgatgataataatcataatgatgatgaatcaaatgatgatagtagTAGTGTTAGTGTTGGACAAAATAGTATAACGGCCGgtgattcaacaacaacaacaacaacagccaattCATTCGAAGATcgtataatgaaaatgatgaaaacacaGTAtagaaatcaacaacaacaatggaaacGAATTTCACAACAGATTGAACAAAATcgacaatcgattgatttattacaacaaacaataaatcGTTTACAGGAACAATTACAGAATCAACAGAATGGCCAGTGGTATAATAATGGAATGAGTATGcagaaaaattggaattatgattataataatcaatatttttgatttatttttgaaaaaaaatgttccatgttagtatcatcatcaagtactttattttttgtgattctttcttttaatgcttttttttcgtttgattttcatataaaGATATCAATTGTCAATGTATCAAGAATaattcgaaataaaaaaaaattaattttttttccacaaaattcatttaaacaTCAGGCAGAATTTCCTTTcgtcatttgttttttcttttgtgtcTTTTATTCTTATGTAttctattttcaatataGAATTATATTATTCATATGTAGACATGTTTTTTCGAGAATtaacaataaacaacaaacagacacagaaacaaacaaaaaatgcatctcgtttcatttttgtcatGGTTTATGATTTCAAATTCTCGTATACCTGGCCTatcgtcattgttgttattttttttttcaataattctaTAGACGACCATGTTCCAGgtgtttctttgtttttctcatgtgtgtgtgtatgtggaaATTAATTCGAAAACAATTTGTCTGAAAACATAGAATAGGCGTATATATTATAATGTCATTCAGTTTGTcgtttgataattttttttttcgctggtCTGTTTGTTGTCGGTAGTTAGTTTATGTGTTCCAGATGGAACAACATagacaacaatgacaattacATAAATGGAAttcaaaatgtgtgtgtatgttaaCTATAATATATTTTCACTTGAATTCAGAtttggtcttttttttttgtttcactggatcatcaatggtccatgttcatgatgatgatgatgctgtgcaggtgtgtgtgttttaggCATTGACgtaatatattcaattttattagaGAAATGTAGAACATTCACAAACTgaaagttgttgttgaatgttaTTCtatattaacaaaaaaaaaatgaattacttggaatgaaaaagatgCAAGAATAGACGGAATTTACTCACTTTTTTCACCAATATTAAATCCCGAGAttaaaattcgaaaaaatctcaatcaaaacaatattcatttcaGTTGTATTCAGAACAATCATGACTGGATGCAAAAATATGGTTTTTTAGGgatttcaaaaagaaaaaaaaagaaaaaaattacaaattttcAGCTATGAACATAataaaagaatgatgataatcattgtcGATATGTACCCggaaaatattattttttcctcgttgttgttgtcacatTGTCGCcaaaaataatgttgttgacatttcatggccatttttttttgttttctctctgcaagaatgtgtgtgtgtgtgccagAGATAATGGTGTTtcttttatgatgatgaaaaacgaatgaatgatgttgatgtgcGGAGATggcgtgaaaaaaaaatgtccaaaacattcaaaatgagTATGTGAGGgcaagatttttgtttctttctttcatccATCATTATGGATCCAATATGCTATTAATGTATattatgatttgatgatgattattattattttggtgGATTTCATAATTTAATGACCAGGGAGGGGGAAGGGAGATGACGATAATACGCTATGAAACATCTCATGCATCGAatcacaaatgaaaaacattcgaattttttttttggcagaaaaaaatgtgccaATCTGTTTCTGTGTGTCTGGtcttcgaatcgaatcgaatcgaatcaaattgcCGCCCTCCATCACCATTACCGACACTATCATCACGACCACCAAAACGATCAGAtgcaatgtgtgtgtgtgtgtgtcaaatGCATTGGACcgtaaagaaaaatgaatttgttatttcatttgttcgaGACGTccatttatgattattgcaTATTGTTTATGAAGATATATACGATGAACgggaaattgaaattttcgtaGAATTAtgcaagaaaaaacttttcaatttttctcatgGACCAGTATTTTCTCTCTGCTCGCGGACCGGTACACAGTTTGGA includes:
- the LOC124489874 gene encoding uncharacterized protein LOC124489874 isoform X1 codes for the protein MVNRSGKRKASSAIDTNPPAIDDNSEAIIQSTGHVMAGKKSTPIVVDNGDDERRHQAKSAKRSTRRTNQATSTMMMNTTNNNNNDPVESQIDNKSNKRTTRGNRKQTESTNTTTSSNSVDIVSTSTIVDEKKSMKKSAKNVKFEIDNASTAAATSAVDINVEEDKTKPALRRSSRTTTRASTAASSSSSSSAAVSKRKTTTKSSTAIKKPTSSSRSRSKKQDNVESTHPSIEHSHEEQNDTDVEIAEETTSVVVKPKQKKSIKAETKSAVSKKSTAKDSSAQNVEQSKSKSISQQQTEKATKNKPKPTASSQKRSTRAVRSKSEAVEKVVDNESKIAVEERPRSTRKTAAATLTESVAKSTTTRNTRKQRNKTEIVDEVRTEHENAPSEPVSASSKSKKSITKLAKSMDQAAIEIPEPIILFPTPQPKPVVTEKSAGTAKGKSTRSRRAADTVVVDDDVIKTEPEVSVVANEDEPDNKQQPLEPKQEVEIEKDGHDQSESEQQKPTNDLKITEVVDKANEIVEVIESETSISQSSSSTTTEAAKEDGRSGTDDNDNDIKTCPESVESEMKKKSHDIPKKQVSFEIVDMDDNEEITSDTPVVNIDDEKMIVDYDSHSMPSSVESKNKQQDSDLDSTIIVIEEVQSDDSLQHQSTISESITKQETEIKPPSSTSSVVKETEPEMEIKESKSSTVITNDVQTKIDVDIKPSISVVDDDAPAVKKVADVINSNGQSSITTEHDDDRGLKRKVDDTFNISEEKIAMKKAKFELQNFGNLFTMGDQISKELGPREIHFRGRKTLRSQPAKVRTGSFKIKQVAMGALHTLALTVDGQVLSFGCNDDYVLGRIITREEYLNDKITTNGGDNDDMDELDVDDDEFEEKLSGRPLPVKELQSKKVVKVSAGDMHSAALCDDGKVYVWGNFKNDSDKVGLFVDCEKSPNCSDYLPVILPKPIELDVKIVDIASGCHHILLLTDEGRVLTFGEGSKGQLGRIGSTELNSINTNRDQFLRPVMVSIPEQARIDHVFASQWNSFALSSDGNLYGWGLNNYFQLGLKNNFISQANSLNSDSLFTLIPTRIPLSFHCKQISNGQQHSLALDRDGNVYACGSALYGKLGLGEDFIQQCNSNDKSISDFKQIPSSIFNGERVIKIDCGDFCSMAITEMGRLYCWGQGGLQIGTDADVDLFEPKQITKGPYAECTRFISISTGAQMAAMIGTIIIDDIVNEDDDSLMESK
- the LOC124491246 gene encoding uncharacterized protein LOC124491246: MATNSLRSYLGRLPSSSLYSSSTVKSRVESAAAAGKTLHHRSNYSKMANNNLSPLMNYLDYYNQNNSNIFQSENLDRFNTTVAASSSLDYCSSPLMMNNNNGHNHNSKNPLPSPVGTSFEMIWNDVYGIQQQQKSAPNPFINRQFSNYGERKLVGRNVNYYQIFGWISSGIEGSSMMLMVKNDTSQLQNQQYRSNSGSILSKNGHRNGRMECSFCKNLPPERAIDYRDHWLKDNQKRVTCPILRAYNCPDCNNGGGDNAHTRIYCPLNRTKLPHGFHHRSIQMQQNRFYHDFGLNNENNYAAFVRKSPNSNVSTIWSTMSEESNSNWIDSDGNGGGDLGW
- the LOC124489875 gene encoding uncharacterized protein LOC124489875 yields the protein MKNRNENFLPLRQIECSKSIMMDVSDHHHHLHINQHNPDQHQQYSGFIFEDLDAAFLSVPNNNDEDDDDDGCCGTGGGEDKVTLIKDDDDGQTYSIMNGGDLPSSSSSATISVKKDYKWSPNETIYMITSWEKYSKNASGKTSTYNKWIYMNIQQDLQSSGYDRNLEQIRRKISQLKSRYFKEIRQSPNNVENSTTNWEYFKQLDRILHHQYHGDNKNINDQQSSSSSSYLMNNSENYPIESPKPPTESNKRIRTINYDDNNHNDDESNDDSSSVSVGQNSITAGDSTTTTTTANSFEDRIMKMMKTQYRNQQQQWKRISQQIEQNRQSIDLLQQTINRLQEQLQNQQNGQWYNNGMSMQKNWNYDYNNQYF
- the LOC124489874 gene encoding uncharacterized protein LOC124489874 isoform X2, whose product is MVNRSGKRKASSAIDTNPPAIDDNSEAIIQSTGHVMAGKKSTPIVVDNGDDERRHQAKSAKRSTRRTNQATSTMMMNTTNNNNNDPVESQIDNKSNKRTTRGNRKQTESTNTTTSSNSVDIVSTSTIVDEKKSMKKSAKNVKFEIDNASTAAATSAVDINVEEDKTKPALRRSSRTTTRASTAASSSSSSSAAVSKRKTTTKSSTAIKKPTSSSRSRSKKQDNVESTHPSIEHSHEEQNDTDVEIAEETTSVVVKPKQKKSIKAETKSAVSKKSTAKDSSAQNVEQSKSKSISQQQTEKATKNKPKPTASSQKRSTRAVRSKSEAVEKVVDNESKIAVEERPRSTRKTAAATLTESVAKSTTTRNTRKQRNKTEIVDEVRTEHENAPSEPVSASSKSKKSITKLAKSMDQAAIEIPEPIILFPTPQPKPVVTEKSAGTAKGKSTRSRRAADTVVVDDDVIKTEPEVSVVANEDEPDNKQQPLEPKQEVEIEKDGHDQSESEQQKPTNDLKITEVVDKANEIVEVIESETSISQSSSSTTTEAAKEDGRKMKKKSHDIPKKQVSFEIVDMDDNEEITSDTPVVNIDDEKMIVDYDSHSMPSSVESKNKQQDSDLDSTIIVIEEVQSDDSLQHQSTISESIDAPAVKKVADVINSNGQSSITTEHDDDRGLKRKVDDTFNISEEKIAMKKAKFELQNFGNLFTMGDQISKELGPREIHFRGRKTLRSQPAKVRTGSFKIKQVAMGALHTLALTVDGQVLSFGCNDDYVLGRIITREEYLNDKITTNGGDNDDMDELDVDDDEFEEKLSGRPLPVKELQSKKVVKVSAGDMHSAALCDDGKVYVWGNFKNDSDKVGLFVDCEKSPNCSDYLPVILPKPIELDVKIVDIASGCHHILLLTDEGRVLTFGEGSKGQLGRIGSTELNSINTNRDQFLRPVMVSIPEQARIDHVFASQWNSFALSSDGNLYGWGLNNYFQLGLKNNFISQANSLNSDSLFTLIPTRIPLSFHCKQISNGQQHSLALDRDGNVYACGSALYGKLGLGEDFIQQCNSNDKSISDFKQIPSSIFNGERVIKIDCGDFCSMAITEMGRLYCWGQGGLQIGTDADVDLFEPKQITKGPYAECTRFISISTGAQMAAMIGTIIIDDIVNEDDDSLMESK